The Sporosarcina sp. Te-1 DNA window TGGCTCTTTCAAAGATTTGCGAATCGCTTACGGCATTGTCAATATCATTTATATTATCGGCGCTGTTGTATGGATTCCAGATTTATTATTTATAGGAAGTTCTCTCTTCACTGACTACGTGGATGGAGGCATAGGCACTGTTATATGGCTGTTCATTTCAAGCTTCCTAACATTTATCATTATGGTTTGGGGATTCATCGCATTGTTGTTTGGCGTAGCGGAAGCACACCGTTTTCCTGTATGGAAAGCTTTATTGACCATTATCTTACCTACAATCATCCTGGTTCTTTTTCTAGCTTTCTTTGTTTTCCTACTTGTTTTAATCTTTTAATGGGTGATTAGGTTTTGGTGATTCGTGAAAGACGGAGGAGTTCATTCTTCTCCGTTTTTTTATTTTTGTGAAACCAATGAACAAACCCAGCGTAAATTATAGTAGAAACTATTTTGGAAAGGAAGTGAGCTGCGATGGGACTGGCTCTTCTTTTTATATCTGTTCCTTTCCTTGTTTTTGGAATCATACTCTCAAAAGGAAAAGGGGCCGCGCTGCTTGCTGGTTATAATACGATGTCTGAGAAAGAAAAAGCCGAATATGACGAAATGGCGTTGTGCAAGTTTATGGGTAAAATTATGTATGGT harbors:
- a CDS encoding Yip1 family protein, with translation MNTIEENRQPVSEKLNPWLSIWVRPKETTRYAIEKMPMGFIMVLVAINGIFDVLDRAVAKNLGDKIATPLIFLIALFAGPLFGLLSWWIGSGIAYIFGKWLGGTGSFKDLRIAYGIVNIIYIIGAVVWIPDLLFIGSSLFTDYVDGGIGTVIWLFISSFLTFIIMVWGFIALLFGVAEAHRFPVWKALLTIILPTIILVLFLAFFVFLLVLIF
- a CDS encoding DUF3784 domain-containing protein, yielding MGLALLFISVPFLVFGIILSKGKGAALLAGYNTMSEKEKAEYDEMALCKFMGKIMYGVCISVVLSGISEMFGSEVLLVVSIVFLLILIGFALFYTNSGNRFKKKHH